A genomic window from Elusimicrobiota bacterium includes:
- a CDS encoding response regulator produces the protein MRIRQPAPKATAAQERLRILLLEDDPDDAELIRHALAETALGADVRWSRTREEFVKALDAYSPHLVLSDYTLIGFNGPAALALVREKTPDIPFILVSGTIGEELAVETLKSGATDCVMKNHLERLELVLNRALRERREREERLKAEAALRESQAKLLQSQKMEALGRLSGGVAHDFNNILTAITG, from the coding sequence ATGAGGATCCGCCAACCGGCTCCGAAGGCCACGGCCGCCCAGGAACGCCTGCGGATTCTTCTGTTGGAGGACGACCCGGACGACGCCGAGCTGATCCGGCACGCGCTCGCCGAGACCGCCCTGGGAGCCGACGTGCGCTGGAGCCGGACGCGGGAGGAGTTCGTCAAGGCGCTCGACGCCTATTCCCCCCATCTCGTCCTCTCGGATTACACCTTGATCGGCTTCAACGGGCCCGCCGCCCTGGCTCTCGTCCGGGAAAAGACGCCGGACATCCCGTTCATCCTGGTCTCCGGGACGATCGGAGAGGAGCTCGCAGTCGAGACGCTCAAGAGCGGCGCCACGGATTGCGTCATGAAGAACCATCTCGAGCGCCTCGAGCTCGTGCTGAACCGGGCGCTGCGGGAGCGGCGCGAACGGGAGGAGCGGCTCAAGGCCGAGGCGGCCCTTCGCGAGAGCCAGGCGAAGCTCCTGCAGTCGCAGAAGATGGAGGCCCTGGGCCGGCTGTCCGGCGGCGTGGCCCACGACTTCAACAACATCCTGACGGCCATCACCGGC
- a CDS encoding FIST C-terminal domain-containing protein gives MKIEQGRWSASGGWVIGARDTALDADIVFVFGATAAIADRGRIAELRAMHPRAHLLGCSTAGEINGTGVSDGEIAFTAVRFDGTRVQGHVIRLSEAGDSREAGRRLALALEPEGLVHAFVLSDGLKTNGSELARGLSSVLPAGVSVTGGLSGDIAQMKDTRVLWNGGQPEKGAVAILGLYGAGLRVGFGSVGGWDPFGPERLVTESKGNVLYRLNGGSALDLYKKYLGRHALGLPAAALLFPLALRTRDGDASVVRTVLSIDESEQSMIFGGDIPQGAYARLMKANVDRLIDGAVDAARASVRAPFSADPDLAILISCVGRKMILGQRVEEEVEGVRGILGPRAALTGFYSYGELAPFSSGGRCELHNQTMTVTTFKES, from the coding sequence ATGAAGATAGAGCAAGGCCGGTGGAGCGCGAGCGGCGGGTGGGTCATCGGGGCGCGGGATACGGCGTTGGACGCCGATATCGTCTTCGTCTTCGGCGCGACCGCCGCGATCGCCGACCGCGGCAGGATCGCCGAGCTGCGCGCCATGCATCCCCGGGCGCACCTGCTGGGGTGCTCGACCGCCGGCGAGATCAACGGCACGGGCGTCAGCGACGGCGAGATCGCGTTCACGGCCGTCCGTTTCGACGGCACCCGCGTCCAAGGACACGTCATCCGGCTCTCCGAGGCCGGCGACAGCCGGGAGGCCGGACGCCGCTTGGCGCTCGCCCTCGAGCCGGAGGGCCTGGTGCACGCCTTCGTGCTCAGCGACGGGCTGAAGACCAACGGCAGCGAGCTCGCGCGGGGTCTCTCCTCGGTGCTGCCGGCCGGCGTCAGCGTCACCGGAGGACTCTCGGGCGATATCGCGCAGATGAAGGACACCCGGGTCCTCTGGAACGGAGGGCAGCCGGAGAAGGGGGCGGTGGCCATCCTCGGCCTGTACGGGGCGGGGCTGCGCGTGGGCTTCGGCTCCGTCGGAGGCTGGGATCCTTTCGGGCCCGAGCGCCTCGTCACCGAGTCGAAGGGGAACGTCCTCTACCGTCTCAACGGAGGATCGGCCTTGGACCTTTATAAGAAGTACCTGGGAAGGCACGCCCTGGGGCTGCCGGCCGCGGCCCTCCTGTTCCCTCTCGCGCTCCGGACGCGGGACGGGGACGCGAGCGTCGTGCGGACCGTCCTGTCGATCGACGAGTCCGAGCAGAGCATGATCTTCGGCGGCGACATCCCCCAAGGCGCGTACGCGCGCCTGATGAAGGCCAACGTCGACCGCCTCATCGACGGCGCCGTCGACGCCGCGCGCGCGAGCGTGCGGGCCCCGTTCTCCGCCGATCCCGACTTGGCCATCCTCATCAGCTGCGTCGGACGCAAGATGATCCTGGGCCAGCGCGTCGAGGAGGAGGTCGAGGGCGTGCGGGGCATACTCGGTCCTCGCGCCGCGTTGACGGGCTTTTATTCCTACGGGGAATTGGCCCCGTTCTCCTCGGGAGGCCGCTGCGAGCTGCACAACCAGACCATGACGGTCACCACCTTCAAGGAATCCTGA
- a CDS encoding response regulator yields the protein MENLHSLLSRQLKKHYRALPTDEFLLAVDAAYRQADEERALLERSLELTSQEMLRDLDELRRAKEALWESQSFLEKAQEAANIGSWAVGFDGGRVKLSKECFRILGLDAGAEPTFERFADMVHPDDRAPYLRARESAIRGVSAYEIEYRIVRPDGSVRRVRSRADVVRDKAGAAIKLIGILQDVTERHELEERLRQSQKMEAVGRLAGGIAHDFNNILTAMKGYCSFLKGAVPKDGVLFRDVEEIEKSADRAATLTHQLLAFSRKQVLKPEVVDVNHVIGGLEGMMRCLIREDIDVVTRLKPGVGRIKADPGQIAQVLMNLIINARDAMPNGGRLVIETDDVAADASPLGVPAVMLEVTDGGSGMDPEVLAHAFEPFFTTKAVGKGTGLGLATVYGIVSQSGGHIAVASSPGRGTRFTIQFPAFAPGGMPDAPDVPAVSEGGKASETVLVVEDEDGVRKMICRSLLDQGYRVEAAADGEEALRLLEARSGPIDLVLTDIIMPGMNGRALAERIAARAPETRILYMSGYPDDVIARHGVLEPGTPFLQKPFTPRLLVETLREVLRRVAA from the coding sequence ATGGAGAACCTGCACAGCTTGTTGAGCCGCCAGCTCAAGAAGCACTACCGCGCCCTTCCCACGGACGAGTTCCTGCTCGCGGTCGACGCGGCCTACCGGCAGGCGGACGAGGAGCGGGCCTTGCTGGAGCGCTCCCTCGAGCTGACTTCTCAGGAGATGCTGCGCGACCTCGACGAGCTGCGGCGGGCGAAGGAGGCCCTTTGGGAGAGCCAATCCTTCCTCGAGAAGGCTCAGGAGGCGGCCAACATCGGCAGTTGGGCGGTCGGATTCGACGGCGGCCGCGTGAAATTGTCGAAGGAGTGCTTCCGGATACTCGGACTGGACGCGGGAGCGGAGCCGACCTTCGAGAGATTCGCCGATATGGTCCATCCGGACGACCGCGCGCCGTATCTCCGCGCGCGCGAGTCGGCGATCCGCGGCGTGAGCGCCTACGAGATCGAGTACCGGATCGTGCGTCCCGACGGCTCCGTCCGCCGGGTCCGCTCCAGGGCGGACGTGGTCCGCGACAAGGCCGGCGCGGCAATCAAACTCATCGGCATCCTCCAGGACGTCACCGAGCGCCATGAGCTCGAGGAGCGGCTGCGCCAATCGCAGAAGATGGAGGCCGTGGGACGGCTCGCGGGAGGCATCGCCCACGATTTCAACAACATCCTCACCGCGATGAAGGGCTACTGCTCTTTCCTCAAAGGGGCGGTCCCGAAGGACGGCGTGTTGTTCCGGGACGTGGAGGAGATCGAGAAATCGGCGGATCGCGCCGCGACGCTGACGCACCAGCTCCTCGCCTTCAGCCGCAAGCAGGTGCTCAAGCCCGAGGTCGTCGACGTCAATCACGTGATCGGGGGGCTGGAGGGCATGATGCGCTGCCTCATCCGCGAGGACATCGACGTGGTCACGCGCCTGAAGCCCGGCGTGGGCCGGATCAAGGCGGACCCCGGCCAGATCGCCCAGGTCCTCATGAACTTGATCATCAACGCCCGGGACGCCATGCCCAACGGCGGCAGGCTCGTCATCGAGACGGACGACGTCGCGGCCGACGCCTCTCCTCTCGGCGTCCCGGCGGTCATGCTCGAGGTCACCGACGGAGGGTCCGGGATGGATCCGGAAGTCCTGGCGCACGCTTTCGAGCCGTTCTTCACGACCAAGGCGGTCGGGAAAGGGACCGGCCTGGGCCTCGCCACGGTCTACGGCATCGTCAGCCAGAGCGGCGGGCACATCGCGGTCGCAAGCTCGCCCGGCCGCGGGACGAGGTTCACCATCCAGTTCCCCGCGTTCGCGCCCGGCGGCATGCCCGACGCGCCGGACGTCCCCGCCGTCTCGGAGGGGGGGAAGGCGTCGGAGACGGTATTGGTCGTCGAGGATGAGGACGGCGTCCGGAAGATGATCTGCCGCAGCCTGCTCGATCAGGGCTACCGCGTCGAGGCCGCGGCGGACGGCGAGGAGGCGCTGCGCCTGCTGGAGGCTCGCTCGGGGCCGATCGACCTCGTCCTCACCGACATCATCATGCCCGGGATGAACGGCCGCGCGCTAGCCGAGCGCATCGCCGCGCGCGCTCCCGAGACGCGCATCCTCTACATGTCGGGCTATCCCGACGACGTGATCGCCCGGCACGGCGTGCTCGAGCCCGGTACTCCCTTTCTCCAGAAGCCGTTCACGCCGCGCCTCCTCGTCGAGACGCTTCGCGAGGTCCTGAGGCGGGTCGCCGCCTGA
- a CDS encoding 4a-hydroxytetrahydrobiopterin dehydratase, whose amino-acid sequence MNELLTKKCVPCEGGAKPMPVKEAKRLLSKIPGWKLSGGKALRLELSMLDFPAAIEFIHDVAQEAESEGHHPDLHLTGYRNLVVELSTHAIGGLSMNDFILAAKIDALPRKLKQEK is encoded by the coding sequence ATGAACGAACTCCTGACGAAGAAGTGCGTCCCCTGCGAAGGCGGGGCCAAGCCCATGCCGGTGAAGGAAGCCAAGAGGCTCCTGTCGAAGATCCCGGGCTGGAAGCTGTCCGGGGGCAAGGCCTTGCGCCTGGAGCTCTCGATGCTGGACTTCCCCGCCGCGATCGAGTTCATCCACGACGTCGCGCAGGAGGCGGAGTCCGAGGGGCATCATCCCGACCTGCACCTGACCGGCTACCGGAACCTCGTCGTCGAGCTCTCGACGCACGCGATCGGCGGGCTGTCTATGAACGATTTCATCCTCGCGGCGAAGATCGACGCCCTGCCGCGCAAGCTCAAACAGGAGAAATGA
- a CDS encoding OsmC family protein encodes MKRNASAVWVGGLKDGKGLISTESGALVNRPYGFATRFGEEKGTNPEELIAAAHAGCFSMALSGKLAEAGLTAESISTQAAVTLEKLEAGFTVTAIHLTVAARVPGAAADAFSAAAEKAKTGCPISRLLGAAAKITMSASLV; translated from the coding sequence ATGAAACGGAACGCTTCCGCGGTCTGGGTGGGAGGACTCAAGGACGGCAAGGGACTGATCTCGACGGAGAGCGGCGCGCTCGTCAACCGTCCCTACGGCTTCGCGACGCGCTTCGGCGAGGAGAAGGGCACGAACCCGGAGGAGCTCATCGCGGCCGCGCACGCGGGCTGCTTCTCGATGGCGCTGTCGGGCAAGCTCGCCGAGGCGGGCCTCACGGCGGAGAGCATCTCCACCCAGGCCGCGGTCACCCTCGAGAAGCTCGAGGCGGGGTTCACCGTCACGGCGATCCACCTGACGGTGGCGGCCCGGGTCCCCGGCGCCGCCGCCGACGCGTTCTCGGCGGCGGCGGAGAAGGCGAAGACCGGCTGCCCGATCTCGCGCCTGCTCGGCGCCGCGGCCAAGATCACGATGAGCGCGTCTCTCGTCTAG
- a CDS encoding peptidylprolyl isomerase, producing MAKAQARHILVPTEAECAKLKKDIEGGASFADLAKKHSKCPSGREGGNLGEFGPGQMVPEFDTVVFSAPVGAVQGPVKTQFGFHLIEVTKRS from the coding sequence ATGGCCAAAGCCCAAGCGCGTCACATCCTCGTCCCGACGGAAGCGGAGTGCGCCAAGCTCAAGAAGGACATCGAGGGCGGAGCCAGCTTCGCCGACCTCGCCAAGAAGCACTCCAAGTGCCCCTCCGGCCGAGAGGGCGGCAACCTCGGCGAGTTCGGCCCCGGCCAGATGGTCCCCGAGTTCGACACGGTGGTCTTCAGCGCCCCGGTCGGCGCGGTGCAGGGGCCGGTCAAGACCCAGTTCGGCTTTCACCTGATCGAAGTCACGAAGCGTTCCTGA
- a CDS encoding MgtC/SapB family protein yields the protein MAPDDLLTAMRLAIAVLVGALVGLQREQSQSRLGGVRTFPLVALLGAFAGFAPGSWAVGAGLLGLAAVTVAASLASKREAGGITTEVALLATFLIGAYAAEGSLAVAGAAGAAVAVLLQFKPELHGAVDKLGEEDMRAIMRFAVVAMIILPILPDQAYGPSGTLNPRESWLMVVLVVGLSLAGYIAYKFMGKRGGMLAAGLLGGLISSTATAFGYSRQAAAQPRTEALAGGVVALACAVVFARIMIEIGVAAPRVLLRGALPLSLAAAAAALFAGAVLLRSSGEPGGVEPRNPGGMLAAVGFGAGYALVGLLMALGHDRFAGSEWLVAALSGLSDVDAATLSAARLARSGAIEADTAWRLALVAASSNTLFKAGLVTVVSRRALGLRLGLPLLGLCAVTAALAVYWP from the coding sequence ATGGCACCCGACGACCTTCTGACGGCCATGCGCCTCGCGATCGCCGTGCTGGTGGGCGCGCTCGTGGGGCTGCAGCGGGAGCAGTCCCAGTCTCGCCTCGGCGGCGTGCGGACCTTCCCGCTCGTGGCCCTGCTGGGAGCCTTCGCCGGGTTCGCTCCGGGCTCCTGGGCCGTCGGGGCCGGGCTGCTGGGGCTGGCGGCCGTCACCGTCGCCGCGAGCCTGGCCTCGAAGAGGGAGGCCGGGGGCATCACCACCGAGGTCGCCCTGCTGGCCACCTTCCTGATCGGCGCCTACGCGGCGGAAGGCTCCCTGGCCGTCGCCGGCGCGGCGGGCGCCGCGGTGGCCGTCCTGCTGCAGTTCAAGCCCGAGCTGCACGGGGCCGTGGACAAGCTCGGCGAGGAGGACATGCGCGCGATCATGCGCTTCGCGGTCGTCGCGATGATCATCCTGCCCATCCTTCCGGACCAGGCGTACGGGCCGAGCGGGACGCTCAATCCTCGCGAGAGCTGGCTCATGGTCGTCCTCGTGGTGGGCCTGAGCCTGGCGGGCTACATCGCCTACAAGTTCATGGGCAAGCGCGGCGGCATGCTCGCCGCGGGCCTGCTCGGCGGCCTCATCTCCAGCACCGCGACGGCCTTCGGCTACTCCCGCCAGGCGGCCGCCCAGCCCCGGACGGAGGCGCTCGCCGGGGGCGTGGTAGCGCTCGCCTGCGCGGTCGTGTTCGCGCGCATCATGATCGAGATCGGCGTCGCGGCGCCGCGCGTGCTCCTGCGCGGGGCGCTGCCTCTGTCGCTGGCGGCCGCGGCGGCGGCGCTGTTCGCCGGGGCGGTCTTGCTCCGCTCGTCCGGCGAGCCCGGAGGGGTCGAGCCGCGCAACCCGGGCGGGATGCTCGCCGCCGTCGGCTTCGGCGCGGGCTACGCGCTGGTGGGGCTGCTCATGGCCCTCGGTCACGACCGCTTCGCGGGCTCGGAGTGGCTCGTGGCCGCGCTCTCGGGCCTCTCCGACGTCGACGCGGCGACCTTGTCCGCCGCCCGCCTCGCGCGCTCCGGCGCGATCGAGGCGGACACGGCCTGGAGGCTGGCGCTCGTCGCGGCGTCCTCGAACACCCTGTTCAAGGCGGGGCTGGTGACGGTCGTCTCGCGCCGCGCCCTGGGGCTGCGCCTGGGCCTGCCGCTCCTCGGGCTATGCGCCGTCACGGCGGCGCTCGCGGTGTATTGGCCCTAG
- a CDS encoding PAS domain S-box protein produces the protein MEKPKKPADEARRLEALRGLKILDTAPEERFDRLTRLAQSLLGAPTAFVSLVDAERVWFKSRQGLDARETPRDLSFCGHALLGPEPFVVLDAAKDPRFADNPLVVSAPNIRFYAGAPLRLSSGETMGALGVVDRIPRALDPRRIQLLRDLAVLAARELEGATLDVALSSVREQEAKFQALFDETTDLIMTLDADGRLVDANKALLAALGRRLPDAAKTAVSDLLAPESREQGAAALSRALKGEERGDIDLVFLTGSGERVLARGRASPRREGDHGGRARVVLRDVTARTRTDRRLAAGFAATKALAEAANWRAGLEGVLRGVGAAMGWSAAGAWEVDHAAGELYCADFWSAGGKSTLFTRQSRELRLKSGAGLPGRAWRDAKPVWIPDVLADPDFPRAEAAAADGVRAALAFPVTLDGKVEGVLEFFDPVSAKPDAELLDLFVSIGSQLGGFLRRRRADSALQRSAKETLDLKTALDSSAIVAATDAAGRITRVNDLLTRVSGYSREELIGVTHKILSSGKHPDAFFKQLWQTIASGRTWRGEICNLARSGAAYWVDTTITPFMGEDGKPVQYVAISHDITERKLSEARAAEAGARLQAVLDGASQVAIIAADPAGLVTVFSKGAENLLGYAAADILGKPPSLLFPEGQDFDSLVEPARLGGSDSRECSLLRKDRSALPVRLTATALRGAKGGIDGFLVLAVDNTQSQLARAEVSKARDTVLDLANAKSLFLSSIGREVRAPVNAVLGMAGRLLEASLAPPERELAEGIRDAGGALLATLGDILDFSQLEAGAMPLEEEEFDPRLIVEDVALLFAAQAREKGLELLVFVDEAVPRRLRGDSGRLRQILAGFAGNAVKFTESGEVVLGARRVAEEGGGVRLRFEVQDTGPGIEPAAQAKLFAAFSRAEAPAGRRHGGAGLELAIARKLAEMMKGSVGVVSAPGKGSNFWFEAVLPKGDAAAPAEVPELAGVRVLIVDGGETSRRVTAHLAASWRMRPDAVSDGAAALAALRSAEARGDPYILALIDRRLSGQDGEQLAQEIKGDPALVAVRMILLGPGEPSSLGLDGAVPKPVFKAALLDAVRGALGVKPSAEELARRALKVEPLASWKSLRILVAEDNPVNRKVTLLQLRSMGCAADAAADGREAAAAAAATHYDLVLMDCRMPEMDGFEATAAIRARPGVEGRRTAIIAMTADALGGDRERCLAAGMDDCVGKPVLADDLAAALGRWFGSVDPAALKGLLALGDETAVRDIIEGFAKDAQTRLDGLRAAAAGGDASALEPLAAALKGGAGTIGAKGVARLAARLEALGRDKRLEEAAGLVESLASELAEAVKLLRAGALRKG, from the coding sequence ATGGAGAAGCCGAAAAAACCGGCCGACGAAGCCCGGCGCCTCGAGGCGCTGCGCGGGCTGAAGATCCTCGACACGGCCCCCGAGGAGCGCTTCGACCGGCTCACGCGCCTGGCGCAGAGCCTCCTGGGCGCGCCCACGGCTTTCGTCAGCCTCGTCGACGCCGAGCGCGTGTGGTTCAAGTCCCGCCAGGGGCTCGACGCGAGGGAGACTCCGCGCGACCTCTCCTTCTGCGGCCACGCCCTTCTCGGCCCGGAGCCGTTCGTCGTCCTTGACGCGGCGAAGGACCCGCGCTTCGCCGATAACCCGCTGGTCGTCTCCGCGCCGAACATCCGCTTCTACGCCGGCGCGCCCCTGCGGCTGTCGAGCGGCGAGACGATGGGCGCGCTGGGCGTCGTCGACCGCATCCCGCGCGCGCTCGACCCTCGCCGCATCCAGCTCCTGCGCGACCTGGCCGTGCTGGCGGCGCGCGAGCTCGAGGGAGCGACGCTCGACGTCGCGCTGTCCTCGGTCCGGGAGCAGGAGGCGAAGTTCCAGGCTCTTTTCGACGAGACGACGGACCTGATCATGACCCTCGACGCCGACGGCCGCCTGGTCGACGCGAACAAGGCGCTGCTGGCGGCCCTGGGGCGCCGCCTCCCGGACGCGGCCAAGACGGCCGTCTCGGACCTGCTGGCGCCGGAGTCCCGCGAGCAGGGCGCCGCGGCCCTGTCGCGCGCGCTCAAGGGGGAGGAGCGGGGCGACATCGACCTGGTGTTCCTGACGGGATCCGGGGAGCGCGTGCTCGCGCGCGGGCGCGCCTCGCCGCGCCGCGAGGGCGATCACGGCGGGCGCGCGCGGGTCGTCCTGCGCGACGTCACCGCCCGGACGCGCACGGACCGGCGCCTGGCCGCCGGGTTCGCGGCGACCAAGGCGCTCGCGGAGGCGGCGAACTGGCGCGCGGGGCTCGAGGGGGTCCTGCGCGGCGTCGGCGCGGCGATGGGCTGGTCCGCCGCGGGCGCCTGGGAGGTCGATCACGCCGCCGGCGAGCTCTACTGCGCCGACTTCTGGAGCGCCGGCGGCAAGAGCACCCTCTTCACCCGCCAGTCCCGCGAGCTCCGCCTCAAGAGCGGCGCGGGGCTGCCGGGCCGGGCCTGGCGCGACGCCAAGCCGGTCTGGATCCCCGACGTGCTGGCCGATCCCGACTTCCCCCGGGCGGAGGCGGCCGCGGCCGACGGCGTCAGGGCCGCCCTGGCCTTCCCCGTGACGCTCGACGGCAAGGTCGAGGGCGTCCTGGAGTTCTTCGACCCGGTCTCCGCCAAGCCCGACGCCGAGCTCCTGGACCTGTTCGTCTCCATCGGCAGCCAGCTCGGGGGCTTCCTCCGACGCCGCCGGGCCGACTCGGCCCTGCAGCGCTCGGCCAAGGAGACGCTCGACCTCAAGACCGCGCTCGATTCCTCCGCGATCGTGGCCGCGACCGACGCCGCCGGCCGCATCACCCGGGTCAACGACCTCCTCACCCGCGTCTCCGGCTACTCGCGCGAGGAGCTGATCGGCGTCACGCACAAGATCCTGTCCTCGGGGAAGCACCCGGACGCGTTCTTCAAGCAGCTCTGGCAGACCATCGCGTCGGGCCGGACCTGGCGCGGGGAGATCTGCAACCTCGCCCGGAGCGGGGCGGCGTACTGGGTCGACACGACCATCACCCCGTTCATGGGCGAGGACGGAAAGCCGGTCCAATACGTCGCGATCAGCCACGACATCACCGAGCGCAAGCTGTCCGAGGCGCGCGCGGCGGAGGCGGGCGCGCGCCTGCAGGCCGTCCTCGACGGCGCCTCCCAGGTCGCGATCATCGCCGCCGATCCCGCCGGCCTCGTCACGGTGTTCAGCAAGGGCGCCGAGAACCTCCTCGGCTACGCCGCGGCGGATATTCTGGGCAAGCCGCCCTCGCTCCTCTTCCCGGAAGGCCAGGACTTCGACTCCCTGGTCGAGCCCGCCCGCCTCGGCGGCTCCGACTCGAGGGAGTGCTCCCTCCTGCGCAAGGACCGGTCCGCCCTGCCCGTCCGCCTGACCGCGACCGCGCTGCGCGGCGCGAAGGGCGGGATCGACGGCTTCCTCGTCCTCGCCGTGGACAACACCCAGTCCCAGCTGGCCCGCGCGGAGGTCTCCAAGGCTCGCGACACCGTCCTCGACCTGGCCAACGCCAAGTCCCTGTTCCTCTCGAGCATCGGCCGCGAGGTGCGCGCGCCGGTGAACGCGGTCCTCGGCATGGCCGGCCGGCTCCTGGAGGCGAGCCTGGCTCCCCCGGAGCGCGAGCTCGCCGAAGGCATCCGCGACGCCGGCGGAGCCCTGCTGGCGACCCTCGGGGACATCCTGGATTTCTCTCAGCTCGAGGCGGGCGCAATGCCCCTCGAGGAGGAGGAGTTCGATCCCCGGCTCATCGTCGAGGACGTCGCCCTGCTGTTCGCCGCGCAGGCGCGGGAGAAGGGCCTCGAGCTCCTGGTGTTCGTGGACGAGGCCGTGCCGCGGCGCCTGCGCGGAGATTCGGGCCGCCTCCGCCAGATCCTCGCCGGCTTCGCCGGCAACGCGGTCAAGTTCACCGAGTCGGGCGAGGTCGTCCTCGGCGCGCGCCGGGTCGCGGAGGAGGGAGGCGGGGTCCGCCTGCGTTTCGAGGTCCAGGACACCGGCCCCGGCATCGAGCCCGCCGCGCAGGCCAAGCTGTTCGCCGCGTTCAGCCGGGCCGAAGCGCCCGCCGGGCGCCGGCACGGCGGCGCCGGGCTCGAGCTGGCGATCGCGAGGAAGCTCGCCGAGATGATGAAGGGCTCGGTCGGGGTCGTCAGCGCCCCCGGCAAGGGCTCGAACTTCTGGTTCGAGGCCGTCCTGCCGAAGGGCGACGCCGCCGCGCCGGCGGAGGTCCCGGAGCTGGCGGGGGTGCGGGTGCTCATCGTCGACGGCGGAGAGACCAGCCGGCGCGTCACGGCGCACCTGGCGGCCTCCTGGCGCATGCGTCCCGACGCCGTCTCCGACGGGGCGGCCGCGCTCGCGGCGCTGCGCTCCGCCGAGGCGCGGGGCGACCCGTACATCCTCGCGCTCATCGACCGGCGGCTGTCCGGCCAGGACGGCGAGCAGCTGGCTCAGGAGATCAAGGGCGACCCGGCCCTGGTCGCCGTGCGGATGATCCTGCTCGGCCCCGGCGAGCCGTCCTCCCTGGGCTTGGACGGGGCGGTGCCCAAGCCGGTGTTCAAGGCGGCGCTCCTGGACGCCGTCCGCGGCGCCCTCGGCGTCAAGCCTTCCGCGGAGGAGCTCGCCCGGCGCGCGCTCAAGGTCGAGCCCCTCGCCTCCTGGAAGAGCCTGCGCATCCTCGTCGCCGAGGACAACCCCGTCAACCGGAAGGTGACCCTCCTCCAGCTCCGGTCCATGGGCTGCGCGGCCGACGCCGCGGCCGATGGGCGCGAGGCGGCCGCGGCCGCCGCCGCGACCCATTACGACCTGGTGCTGATGGACTGCCGGATGCCGGAGATGGACGGCTTCGAGGCGACGGCCGCCATCCGCGCCCGGCCGGGCGTGGAGGGCCGCAGGACCGCGATCATCGCCATGACCGCCGACGCCCTCGGCGGAGACCGCGAGCGCTGCCTGGCCGCGGGGATGGACGACTGCGTGGGCAAGCCCGTCCTCGCCGACGACCTGGCCGCGGCGCTCGGCCGCTGGTTCGGCTCGGTCGACCCGGCCGCGCTCAAGGGCCTCCTCGCCCTGGGCGACGAGACGGCGGTCCGGGACATCATCGAGGGCTTCGCCAAGGACGCGCAGACGCGCCTCGACGGCCTGCGCGCCGCCGCGGCGGGCGGCGACGCGTCCGCGCTCGAGCCGTTGGCCGCGGCGCTCAAGGGGGGAGCCGGGACGATCGGCGCGAAGGGCGTCGCGCGCCTGGCCGCGCGGCTCGAGGCGCTGGGGCGGGACAAGCGGCTCGAGGAGGCGGCCGGGCTCGTCGAGTCCCTGGCGAGCGAGCTCGCCGAGGCCGTCAAGCTCCTGCGCGCGGGGGCCCTGAGGAAGGGCTAG
- a CDS encoding acyl-CoA desaturase: MIIPVFFVAHWFSALFSQTFFVHRYGAHRMFVMSRGWENFFHLFAYLSQGFSCLNPRAYALLHRMHHAYSDTAKDPHSPAFFPNAAAMMLATFHRFSAIGHGREAVERRFEGGYPSWPLLEKIGDHWLSMSFWAVFYAGVYYFFATAWWMWLLLPAHYLMGPIHGAIVNWCGHRYGYRNFDTNDRSRNTLVFDFLAMGELFQNNHHRQCTRANFAVRWFEFDPCWAIIRALAAVGAVRLLRPLEVDDRLPAAEQPWGVPV; encoded by the coding sequence ATGATCATCCCGGTCTTCTTCGTCGCGCATTGGTTCTCGGCGCTGTTCTCCCAGACCTTCTTCGTCCACCGCTACGGCGCGCACCGCATGTTCGTGATGAGCCGCGGGTGGGAGAACTTCTTCCACCTCTTCGCCTACCTCTCCCAGGGCTTCTCCTGCCTGAACCCGCGCGCCTACGCGCTGCTGCACCGGATGCATCACGCCTACAGCGACACGGCCAAGGACCCGCATTCCCCGGCGTTCTTCCCGAACGCCGCGGCGATGATGCTGGCGACCTTCCACCGCTTCAGCGCCATCGGGCACGGGCGCGAGGCCGTCGAGCGGCGCTTCGAGGGCGGCTATCCCAGCTGGCCCCTGCTCGAGAAGATAGGCGACCATTGGCTCTCGATGTCCTTCTGGGCGGTCTTCTACGCCGGCGTCTATTACTTCTTCGCCACGGCCTGGTGGATGTGGCTGCTGCTCCCCGCGCATTACCTGATGGGGCCGATCCACGGCGCGATCGTGAACTGGTGCGGCCACCGCTACGGCTACCGCAACTTCGACACGAACGACCGGTCGCGCAACACCCTCGTCTTCGACTTCCTCGCGATGGGCGAGCTGTTCCAGAACAACCACCATCGCCAGTGCACGCGCGCCAACTTCGCCGTGCGCTGGTTCGAGTTCGACCCGTGCTGGGCGATCATCCGCGCGCTGGCGGCCGTCGGCGCGGTGCGCCTGCTCCGCCCTCTCGAGGTGGACGACCGCCTGCCCGCGGCCGAGCAGCCGTGGGGCGTCCCCGTCTAG